The following coding sequences lie in one Changpingibacter yushuensis genomic window:
- the mtrB gene encoding MtrAB system histidine kinase MtrB codes for MIRKSGTSQYRPRARRSVVDVFRARVRSLSAWWRSSLTVRVVGLVMAAGILSMLMAGSIIVTQTRSQLFERAVTSVVDQFESARSNAQSQFDASTSPTAGEMQQIANSVVVSLDDSARGIVGSAMLRTPGQNDTSFQIVEPFTQSSSQIRTLISDEMRAQVPGGNAVHWQSIDLVGSDGVSQPGIMVGASLSLPGAGNYELYVAYSLESQESSIRLVVGTLTAGAMVLILLLALITWIVVGLVLRPVQEASRNAQRLADGAFDTRMVVRGDDELAHLAESYNQMAESLQEQFTRLERMSKVQQEFVSAVSHELRTPVTTIRMAGQLIYDKRDELPSSLRRSAELQHGQLINLDTTLSDLLEISRFDAGAMSLATEHTDLSALVSQTIEAQQVLAEANGVEVRLVVTGDTQAKVEPRRVERIVRNLLVNALEHADGQDVRVTVAGAESAVAIEVSDHGIGLSEEQAAHVFDRFWRADVARVRKSGGTGLGLTIAREDALLHGGKLQCAGELGVGSTFLLTLPREPGKKWSAPLPLRVAAAEPSWDVEAPGPDEPLDSDEPLDSAEPVDSAEPLDSGDTQSSPSRASGAEQGGPAIDVGIGDPGAIKRNEGEQVRDVADGRDHATTTGQSREQQ; via the coding sequence GTGATTCGAAAGTCTGGGACTTCCCAGTACCGTCCACGTGCACGGCGCAGCGTTGTTGATGTCTTTCGGGCGCGGGTGCGGTCGCTCTCGGCGTGGTGGCGCTCGTCCCTGACTGTCCGCGTAGTCGGCTTGGTCATGGCCGCTGGCATTCTTTCGATGCTTATGGCGGGATCAATCATCGTCACGCAGACTCGTTCGCAACTGTTTGAGCGCGCCGTCACTTCTGTGGTGGATCAGTTTGAATCTGCTCGGAGCAACGCCCAGTCTCAGTTCGATGCTTCTACATCGCCTACGGCTGGCGAAATGCAACAGATCGCCAACTCAGTGGTGGTTTCACTAGATGACTCCGCACGCGGAATTGTGGGTAGTGCAATGCTGCGCACCCCGGGCCAGAATGACACCTCGTTCCAAATTGTTGAACCGTTCACCCAATCCTCTTCTCAGATTCGGACTTTGATCTCTGATGAGATGCGCGCACAAGTACCTGGTGGCAACGCCGTGCACTGGCAGTCGATCGATTTGGTGGGCAGTGACGGTGTTTCCCAACCAGGAATTATGGTGGGTGCATCGCTCAGCCTTCCTGGCGCAGGCAACTACGAACTCTATGTCGCATACTCACTCGAAAGCCAAGAATCCTCAATCCGCCTAGTGGTTGGAACTCTGACAGCAGGCGCAATGGTTCTGATCCTGCTGCTTGCACTCATTACGTGGATCGTAGTAGGGCTTGTTCTGCGCCCGGTCCAAGAGGCATCCCGTAACGCTCAACGCTTGGCAGATGGCGCCTTTGATACCCGCATGGTTGTTCGTGGCGACGATGAACTGGCGCATTTGGCCGAATCCTACAACCAAATGGCGGAGTCCCTGCAGGAGCAGTTCACGCGCCTCGAACGGATGTCCAAGGTGCAGCAAGAGTTCGTTTCTGCGGTATCACATGAGTTGCGTACGCCTGTCACTACCATCCGCATGGCTGGTCAACTCATTTATGACAAGCGTGACGAACTGCCCAGCTCCTTGCGGCGAAGTGCGGAGCTACAGCATGGCCAGCTCATAAACCTAGATACCACACTCTCGGATCTTCTGGAGATCTCCCGTTTTGACGCCGGAGCAATGAGCCTAGCCACCGAACACACCGATTTGAGTGCACTGGTTTCCCAAACGATCGAAGCGCAACAAGTGCTGGCCGAGGCCAATGGAGTGGAAGTTCGACTTGTGGTCACAGGTGACACGCAAGCCAAGGTGGAACCGCGCAGGGTGGAGCGGATTGTGCGCAACCTGCTAGTTAATGCCCTCGAACACGCGGATGGTCAGGACGTTCGCGTGACGGTGGCTGGCGCGGAGTCTGCGGTGGCTATTGAGGTTTCAGACCACGGCATTGGACTCAGCGAGGAGCAGGCCGCTCATGTGTTTGATAGGTTCTGGCGAGCTGATGTTGCCCGCGTGCGCAAGTCCGGTGGCACTGGGTTAGGCCTCACTATTGCCCGTGAAGATGCGCTCCTGCATGGTGGAAAGCTGCAATGTGCGGGTGAACTGGGTGTGGGTTCCACTTTCCTCCTCACGCTGCCGCGTGAACCTGGCAAGAAGTGGAGTGCTCCACTTCCCCTGCGGGTGGCTGCTGCTGAGCCGTCATGGGATGTGGAGGCGCCCGGCCCAGATGAGCCTTTGGATTCCGATGAGCCTTTGGATTCTGCCGAGCCTGTGGACTCTGCCGAACCTTTGGATTCCGGTGATACGCAAAGCTCGCCCTCGCGGGCTTCTGGTGCCGAACAAGGTGGCCCTGCGATAGACGTCGGTATTGGCGATCCCGGTGCGATAAAGCGCAACGAGGGCGAACAGGTGCGCGATGTGGCAGACGGCAGAGACCACGCAACTACAACTGGCCAATCGAGGGAGCAACAGTGA
- a CDS encoding LpqB family beta-propeller domain-containing protein, with translation MNRTRFLAILAVVAIVLAGCSNLPRGGEVHAVSPSATQEGEIGLVAQPPASGATPEQIVAGFLAASAAGLDDDFAVARQYLTGTAASDWNPLAEVRVYPDTQNLQSSTEDSGAIRVSVGSIGTLSDEGVYSESSNDATITTEFSLARNSDGEWRIASLEDGFFLSEHLFGQLYVESPLYFLSADQSALVADLHWYPRRSFATQAVRALLAGPSDWLSGGVGTAFPDGTSLENSVTVDDGVATVNLSSEVLSASAEQRGKLLAQLRRTLISLSSIQQVEVTVEGAALTASSMPDLSIYPFGSYALSVLADGVPATVSDGEASPVVSANVVDGLDLTALAVGYQDSGAVYAALSQDGSTLYSIESATDTVTELGSGSNLVDPSIDVYGWIWSGESIGQGSVTAYQAGSSDGISVTASWLKGVTITGIAVSREGSRVIVVCDVGGDTVVYASSITRDGDGVPSSLNEPVQIAQRLATVTDVSWMSATDLVVLGTSAAGSETGLYRLPIGGPMERLASPSSPIQIVTSGRDEQSIAGVTSAGVVIGRSGGAWRSLITDVTWAAYPG, from the coding sequence GTGAATCGGACCCGATTTCTGGCGATCCTGGCGGTGGTAGCCATCGTGTTGGCGGGCTGCTCCAACCTCCCCCGTGGCGGCGAAGTGCACGCTGTGAGCCCATCTGCCACCCAAGAAGGGGAGATCGGGCTCGTGGCCCAGCCGCCGGCATCAGGAGCTACACCTGAGCAGATTGTGGCAGGATTCTTGGCAGCATCGGCCGCGGGTCTGGATGATGATTTCGCTGTGGCACGGCAGTATCTGACCGGCACGGCCGCCTCCGATTGGAACCCGCTGGCTGAGGTGCGCGTGTATCCCGATACGCAGAATCTCCAGAGTTCTACTGAGGATTCTGGCGCTATTCGCGTTTCAGTGGGATCCATAGGAACGCTTTCAGATGAGGGTGTGTACTCCGAATCGTCCAATGACGCGACGATCACCACGGAGTTCTCCTTAGCACGCAACTCGGATGGGGAATGGCGTATCGCTAGCCTTGAGGACGGCTTCTTCCTTTCCGAGCACCTTTTTGGTCAGCTCTATGTGGAATCCCCGCTCTACTTTCTTTCCGCCGATCAAAGCGCCTTGGTGGCAGATCTGCACTGGTACCCGCGCCGAAGCTTTGCCACACAGGCCGTTCGCGCATTGTTAGCAGGGCCCTCCGATTGGCTATCCGGGGGCGTGGGTACGGCTTTCCCAGACGGCACATCGCTCGAAAACTCTGTGACCGTTGACGATGGTGTGGCAACTGTCAACCTCTCGTCTGAGGTTTTGTCGGCCTCAGCCGAACAGCGCGGCAAACTGCTTGCCCAGTTGCGGCGCACGCTCATCTCACTCTCTTCGATCCAACAAGTCGAGGTGACTGTCGAAGGAGCCGCACTGACGGCGTCGTCGATGCCAGATTTGTCTATCTATCCGTTCGGATCGTACGCACTTTCGGTTTTGGCGGACGGTGTTCCGGCCACGGTGTCCGATGGTGAGGCAAGTCCCGTTGTGAGTGCGAATGTGGTGGATGGGCTTGACCTGACCGCATTGGCCGTTGGCTACCAAGATTCCGGCGCCGTGTACGCCGCACTCTCCCAAGACGGCAGTACTTTGTACTCCATCGAAAGCGCAACTGACACAGTCACTGAACTTGGTAGCGGTAGCAACCTCGTTGACCCATCAATTGACGTCTATGGCTGGATTTGGAGCGGCGAGTCCATCGGCCAAGGTTCTGTTACCGCTTATCAGGCCGGATCAAGTGATGGCATCTCCGTCACTGCGTCGTGGCTGAAGGGTGTCACAATTACCGGCATTGCGGTATCCCGCGAGGGGAGCCGAGTAATCGTTGTGTGCGATGTGGGTGGCGATACCGTGGTGTATGCATCCTCCATCACCCGTGATGGCGACGGAGTCCCATCGAGCCTGAACGAACCGGTCCAGATTGCCCAACGCCTCGCAACAGTTACCGATGTCTCGTGGATGAGCGCTACTGATCTGGTGGTGCTCGGAACCTCTGCGGCCGGTTCTGAGACTGGCCTATACAGGCTTCCAATCGGCGGTCCAATGGAGAGGCTGGCCTCGCCATCGTCCCCGATCCAGATTGTCACCTCCGGGCGGGATGAACAGTCTATTGCGGGAGTCACCTCCGCTGGTGTGGTGATCGGACGCAGTGGTGGTGCCTGGAGGTCGCTCATCACAGATGTGACGTGGGCTGCCTATCCGGGATGA
- a CDS encoding ComF family protein yields MRGDHVCTSSLNRGGLKHNRSMGVSGYLAELADVVFPRWCAGCGEWDCFLCDPCAAALAGPWRDVAVQAPYLQLVASPEGTERYAPSFESRFPVFAMAPYELPQRGVVLTWKNTVNRGLTEAICALFAQRVEELVPRADSRKVSSSGRPEDSSAALQLPALGKGGVDVVPAPSRFTRIHDGRFVAGSLAQAACEGLQAGGIEARYNAALRSRGARGDGLLAARRSKTRGIGLKRGSRVSHSTIVVDDVVTTGATLAGAANAIEGGGGHVVAAIVLLAARDPRDTGRANAHNVSRSQRDKP; encoded by the coding sequence ATGCGCGGGGATCACGTGTGCACATCTTCGCTCAATCGCGGCGGACTCAAACACAATCGTTCTATGGGTGTATCGGGGTATCTTGCGGAGCTAGCTGATGTGGTGTTTCCGCGGTGGTGTGCGGGGTGTGGGGAATGGGACTGCTTCCTGTGTGATCCGTGCGCAGCGGCGTTGGCCGGCCCGTGGCGTGATGTAGCAGTTCAAGCTCCCTACCTCCAGTTGGTCGCATCCCCTGAAGGAACTGAGCGCTATGCACCCTCGTTTGAATCTCGCTTTCCCGTCTTCGCGATGGCTCCTTACGAACTCCCACAACGCGGTGTGGTTCTAACGTGGAAGAACACCGTTAATCGCGGCCTCACAGAGGCAATCTGCGCGCTATTCGCACAACGTGTGGAAGAGCTGGTGCCGCGCGCGGATTCGCGGAAGGTCAGCTCTTCCGGCAGACCGGAGGATAGTTCAGCTGCGTTGCAACTGCCGGCGTTGGGCAAAGGTGGAGTGGATGTGGTGCCGGCACCTTCTCGATTCACGCGCATACATGACGGACGCTTTGTGGCGGGATCACTCGCGCAGGCAGCATGCGAAGGTTTGCAGGCTGGTGGCATTGAGGCACGCTACAACGCGGCGTTGCGCTCGCGGGGAGCGCGCGGTGATGGATTGCTTGCCGCACGAAGGTCGAAGACGCGGGGGATCGGATTGAAGCGCGGCAGTCGCGTTTCGCATTCAACGATTGTGGTAGACGATGTCGTCACTACGGGTGCGACTCTAGCGGGTGCAGCCAATGCAATCGAAGGCGGTGGCGGCCATGTGGTGGCAGCAATCGTCCTGTTAGCCGCGCGGGATCCCCGCGATACCGGCCGTGCCAACGCACACAATGTCTCCCGAAGCCAGCGTGACAAGCCATAA
- the hpf gene encoding ribosome hibernation-promoting factor, HPF/YfiA family translates to MEIVVKGRNAEVSDRFRGHVEEKLQKIEQFAPRAQRVDVEVTHEPNPAQAETSERIEITIRDKGPVIRAEAAASDRYGALDLAMGKLIERLRRVRDRRKEHPRRENVAEPLNLTPEDVNIPQQKVERDEKRVPSEPGEAVETQLGDSPVVVRQKLYEAAPMSIDQALYEMELVGHPFYLFIDEETKQPCAVYHRHGWTYGVIRLDAEVQ, encoded by the coding sequence GTGGAGATTGTTGTAAAGGGTCGGAACGCTGAAGTGTCTGACCGATTCCGCGGGCACGTAGAAGAAAAGCTCCAGAAGATCGAACAGTTCGCCCCACGCGCACAGCGCGTGGATGTGGAAGTTACTCACGAACCAAATCCGGCGCAGGCCGAAACTTCCGAGCGCATTGAGATCACAATCCGTGACAAAGGCCCGGTCATCCGCGCAGAAGCCGCGGCGTCTGACCGATATGGCGCTTTGGACCTTGCAATGGGAAAGCTCATCGAACGCTTGCGCCGGGTGCGCGATCGTCGCAAGGAGCATCCGCGGCGTGAGAACGTGGCGGAGCCGTTGAACCTGACGCCAGAAGACGTGAATATTCCCCAGCAGAAGGTTGAGCGTGACGAAAAGCGCGTGCCTTCAGAACCGGGCGAAGCAGTTGAGACGCAGCTCGGTGATTCACCAGTCGTGGTTCGCCAGAAGCTTTACGAGGCCGCACCAATGTCCATTGATCAAGCTCTCTATGAAATGGAGCTAGTGGGGCACCCGTTCTACCTGTTCATCGACGAGGAGACCAAGCAACCGTGCGCGGTCTACCATCGGCACGGATGGACATATGGCGTGATTCGGCTGGACGCGGAAGTGCAATAA
- a CDS encoding FAD-dependent oxidoreductase, whose translation MMGLVVRNEGNTVTDRHFNVAVVGAGPAGIYASDILSKSELDVSIDLFERLPAPYGLVRYGVAPDHPRIKAIINALYNILQRGDIQLHGNVNIGTDVTLSELHDYYDAVILATGADQDAALDIPGIDLPASYGAADFVSWYDGHPDYPRTWPLEAKEVAVIGVGNVALDVARILAKHPDDLMETEIPANVVEGLRSSNVTDVHVFGRRGPAQVKFTPMELRELGHVPDVDIVVDPEDFQYDEASEEAVQQSKMTKQVVEQLTNWVFQEPEDLTASHRIHIHMMQQPVEVLGTDKVEGIRMERTELQGDGSVKGTGEFIDYPVQAVYRAVGYASSPVPGAPFDAKRHVVPNVGGRVERDGKTVDGLYATGWIKRGPIGLIGSTKSDAQETISNLVEDANAGLLAPTGPGTGADGMFDLLEKRGVRYTSWRGWELLEAYEMQLGQAEGRERIKVVERETMTAISRGEEHNGKLY comes from the coding sequence ATGATGGGTCTCGTTGTGCGCAACGAAGGGAATACTGTGACAGACCGTCATTTCAACGTCGCCGTTGTCGGCGCTGGCCCCGCCGGAATCTACGCATCGGACATTTTGTCTAAGTCCGAACTCGATGTCTCCATTGACCTTTTCGAGAGGCTCCCCGCACCCTACGGATTGGTGCGCTACGGAGTTGCTCCGGATCATCCACGGATTAAGGCCATCATCAATGCCCTCTACAACATCCTGCAGAGGGGTGACATTCAACTTCACGGAAACGTCAACATCGGCACTGACGTCACACTGAGTGAGCTACATGACTACTACGACGCAGTCATTCTGGCTACAGGTGCAGACCAAGATGCCGCGCTGGACATTCCGGGTATTGACCTTCCCGCAAGCTATGGTGCGGCGGACTTCGTCTCCTGGTATGACGGGCACCCAGACTACCCGCGCACGTGGCCACTCGAAGCTAAGGAAGTTGCAGTTATCGGAGTGGGGAATGTAGCTCTCGATGTGGCGCGCATCCTCGCCAAGCATCCAGACGATCTTATGGAGACTGAGATCCCGGCAAACGTTGTGGAAGGGCTACGCTCATCCAACGTCACCGATGTCCATGTGTTCGGCCGCCGTGGGCCCGCTCAGGTGAAGTTCACTCCCATGGAGCTGCGAGAGCTCGGGCACGTACCCGACGTCGACATCGTCGTCGATCCCGAAGATTTCCAGTACGACGAAGCTTCCGAAGAAGCGGTTCAGCAATCCAAGATGACCAAGCAGGTAGTGGAGCAGCTGACCAACTGGGTGTTCCAAGAACCGGAAGACCTCACGGCCTCCCACCGCATACACATCCACATGATGCAGCAGCCCGTTGAAGTGTTGGGCACTGACAAGGTTGAAGGTATCCGCATGGAGCGCACAGAGCTGCAAGGCGATGGCTCGGTCAAGGGTACGGGTGAGTTTATCGACTACCCGGTTCAGGCGGTCTACCGTGCGGTGGGCTACGCCTCCTCGCCTGTTCCTGGTGCGCCATTCGATGCCAAGCGGCACGTGGTACCAAACGTGGGTGGACGCGTGGAACGGGACGGCAAGACGGTAGATGGGCTCTACGCCACTGGATGGATTAAGCGAGGGCCAATTGGCCTCATCGGCTCAACTAAGTCAGACGCGCAGGAAACGATCTCGAATCTGGTAGAAGACGCCAATGCGGGTCTCCTAGCTCCCACGGGTCCTGGCACTGGAGCAGACGGCATGTTCGATCTGCTCGAGAAGCGCGGAGTGCGCTACACCTCATGGCGCGGATGGGAGCTCTTGGAAGCCTATGAGATGCAGCTCGGGCAGGCAGAAGGGCGCGAACGCATCAAGGTGGTTGAGCGCGAGACCATGACTGCAATCTCCCGCGGGGAAGAACACAACGGCAAGCTCTACTGA
- a CDS encoding YajQ family cyclic di-GMP-binding protein: protein MADSSFDVVSEYDMQEVDNAVNQAAKEIAQRYDFKNVGASITLAGETITMVANAPERCLAVWDVLISKLTRRGVSIKSVDIGDGEPKASGKEYRLEGHLKKGLSKENAKKLSKLVRDEGPKGVKVQIQGEELRVSSKSRDDLQAAIALLKGADVDCALQFQNYR, encoded by the coding sequence ATGGCTGACTCATCATTTGACGTTGTTTCCGAATACGACATGCAGGAGGTGGACAACGCAGTCAACCAGGCAGCAAAAGAGATCGCCCAACGCTACGACTTCAAGAACGTGGGAGCTTCGATCACACTGGCAGGTGAGACCATCACAATGGTTGCTAACGCGCCGGAACGTTGCTTGGCCGTGTGGGATGTGCTCATTTCCAAGTTGACGCGCCGCGGAGTCTCCATCAAGTCTGTGGATATTGGCGACGGCGAACCCAAAGCATCTGGCAAGGAGTACCGCCTAGAGGGGCACCTGAAGAAGGGCCTGAGCAAGGAAAATGCGAAGAAACTCTCAAAGCTCGTTCGCGACGAAGGTCCTAAGGGAGTCAAGGTTCAAATCCAGGGTGAGGAGCTTCGCGTCTCGTCGAAGTCGCGCGATGATCTTCAGGCCGCTATAGCCCTGCTCAAGGGCGCCGATGTGGATTGCGCGCTCCAGTTCCAGAACTACCGCTGA
- the rpmG gene encoding 50S ribosomal protein L33, with protein MASKSQDVRPKITLACEECKERNYITKKNRRNTPDRLELKKFCSRCNKSTTHRETR; from the coding sequence GTGGCAAGCAAGTCTCAGGATGTTCGCCCGAAGATCACTCTCGCCTGCGAGGAGTGCAAAGAGCGCAACTACATTACAAAGAAGAACCGTCGTAACACCCCAGATCGTCTTGAACTCAAGAAGTTCTGCTCAAGGTGCAACAAGTCGACGACGCATCGCGAGACTCGTTGA
- a CDS encoding UDP-N-acetylmuramate dehydrogenase produces the protein MSCSIPEHSDVPLDVVPAVPSNRSRKGATTLADLTTIRVGGPIKELVEAESEKEVIESVRYADEEHVPLLVLGGGSNVLANDATFEGVVVRDMRSEITLVQEGGCEGANLRVLAGTAWDDVVVHSIENEWMGLESLSGIPGTVGAAPVQNIGAYGQEISTSVARVRVWDRQDLRTREFSMADLHFGYRSSILKESLTDGFGPTPRYVVLNVDLQLRIASLSAPIQYGQLARLLGVEPGKRVPSTDVRAAVLELRRSKGMVLDDMDPDTFSCGSFFTNPVLTEAEAAELPPEAPRFAVSDQSRAMLGVAAPTIPGQVKTSAAWLIDHAGFPAGYGLPAPAALSTKHCLALTNRGGATGADVRALARTIQSGVHEAYGVELHPEPVVLGGLGS, from the coding sequence GTGAGTTGCAGTATTCCTGAGCATTCGGATGTTCCACTAGATGTTGTTCCAGCGGTTCCATCGAACCGCAGCCGCAAGGGCGCCACAACGCTGGCAGACCTCACCACGATTCGCGTAGGTGGGCCCATCAAGGAGCTCGTTGAGGCTGAGTCTGAGAAAGAGGTCATCGAATCGGTTCGCTATGCCGACGAGGAACATGTGCCGCTTCTTGTATTGGGTGGGGGTTCCAATGTTCTCGCCAACGACGCTACTTTCGAGGGCGTTGTGGTTCGGGACATGCGTTCGGAGATCACGTTGGTCCAGGAAGGTGGCTGTGAAGGGGCAAACCTGCGCGTGCTGGCTGGCACTGCGTGGGACGATGTAGTGGTCCATTCGATTGAGAACGAATGGATGGGCTTGGAGTCGCTTTCGGGAATCCCGGGCACGGTAGGCGCGGCGCCGGTTCAGAACATTGGCGCGTATGGTCAGGAGATCTCTACCTCCGTCGCGCGCGTACGGGTATGGGACCGTCAGGATCTGCGGACCCGCGAGTTTTCGATGGCTGACCTGCATTTTGGCTACCGGTCCAGCATCCTTAAGGAATCGCTCACGGATGGCTTTGGCCCGACCCCGCGATACGTCGTACTGAACGTTGATCTGCAACTACGAATTGCCTCGCTCTCAGCCCCCATCCAGTACGGCCAGTTGGCTCGCTTGCTTGGCGTAGAACCTGGAAAACGTGTGCCTTCGACCGACGTGCGTGCCGCCGTCCTAGAGTTGCGCAGGTCCAAGGGCATGGTGTTGGACGATATGGATCCCGATACGTTCTCTTGCGGGTCCTTTTTCACCAATCCGGTCTTGACTGAGGCAGAAGCCGCCGAACTACCTCCAGAGGCTCCTCGCTTCGCTGTGAGCGACCAGTCGCGTGCGATGTTGGGTGTCGCTGCTCCTACCATCCCGGGGCAAGTCAAGACATCTGCGGCCTGGCTCATCGACCACGCGGGATTCCCTGCAGGCTACGGCCTGCCCGCGCCCGCTGCACTTTCGACAAAGCACTGCCTTGCCCTCACAAATCGTGGGGGAGCAACAGGCGCGGATGTGCGCGCCCTCGCCCGAACCATTCAGAGCGGAGTACATGAGGCATACGGAGTCGAGCTGCATCCAGAACCAGTCGTGTTGGGCGGTTTGGGCAGCTAG